The Pyxidicoccus sp. MSG2 DNA segment CGTGGAAGCGCACGCCCAGCGGGGTGATGCGCGACAGCCGCTCCATGACGTGGATGGGCGGCCTCATCGCTCGGTCAACCTCCCCGGCGCGAGGACGCGCGTCTGCACGGGGCCGGCCTCTTCGTCGGCGATGGCGGATTCGATTCCCACCATGCGTGCGATGTACGTGGCGGAGACCTGGATGTTGGGCTCGCCCGGCTTCCAGATGTTGAGCATGTCCTGGATGGATAGCGGGTCGTAGACGAGCGTCACCGTCTCCTCGGGGAGGAAGGTGTCCGTCTCGGGCGTGCCGTAGTGGTTGAGGAAGCTGGCGGTGAGGGTGGGCGTGTCCTCGAGCTGGCGCATGGCCCAGCCGAGGAGCCGGTGCTGCTTCACGGCCGTCTTCGCCCACGGCGTGAGGAGGTAATAGAGGTCCAGCGGCAGGGGCCTGCGGGTGCGGCGGCCCTGCGAGTCCACGCGGCCGGGGAGGTTGCGGCGCACGGTGCTGGGCATGACGCGGTAGAGGAAGAGGGAGACGCCCTCGTCCATGGGGGCCTTGAAGTCAGACGCCTGGTAGAGGCGGAACTTGGCGCCCTCGAACTCCGGCTTGGGGCAGGACTGCTCCAGCAGGGCAAGCACCCCCTGTCCCACCGCCGAAATCGCCGCGTACGTCGCCAACAGCCGCTCCCCCGGGCCAGGCCGAGCCCCCTGTCCGCCCACACCCCCGTGGTGCGGCGAAATCGTCGGAGGGCGGACAGCAACGCGCGTGCCCGCGCGCTTGGGCGTGCGGATCGGAGTGATCCCGCACACTTGAAGAGAGCGGCCGGGAGCGCGCGGCGGGGGGAGTGGGAGGGAAACGTCCACCCTCGCGAGCAACCCCAGGAGATCACAGCGGAAGAAGGGTGGACGAAAACCTCCACCCCATCGAGAGAACAGCCGAGGGGCAGGAACGCTGGAAACTTCCAGCGAACAAGCCTTGCTGGCTGGGGTGAATCCCGTTCTGGTAGTGACGGCGCTGCAAAGACAGACAGCGGCGCGTCTGTCTTTGGATTCGGGTCCGCGCTACGGGCGCCTGAGCAGGCGTTCTCTCCATCCCGCCGTCCCGCCCAGGCCACCCACCGAGCGCCCGCTCCCGCCTCCGTTGAACCCCTGCGCCACGAGCGC contains these protein-coding regions:
- a CDS encoding Pvc16 family protein, which gives rise to MATYAAISAVGQGVLALLEQSCPKPEFEGAKFRLYQASDFKAPMDEGVSLFLYRVMPSTVRRNLPGRVDSQGRRTRRPLPLDLYYLLTPWAKTAVKQHRLLGWAMRQLEDTPTLTASFLNHYGTPETDTFLPEETVTLVYDPLSIQDMLNIWKPGEPNIQVSATYIARMVGIESAIADEEAGPVQTRVLAPGRLTER